One window from the genome of Streptomyces sp. NBC_01476 encodes:
- a CDS encoding methyltransferase domain-containing protein has protein sequence MTTDHVLHPVPGTAVDHVPGYVHGYSDRETRRLTGQAVTLAALLHRGMSWPAGSTVLEAGCGVGAQTAHLTAAGPGARIVAVDLDAESLAVARARTPAADHPVGWLRADVGRLPFADGAFDHAFVCFVLEHLPHPARALAELRRVLRPGGTVTVIEGDHGSAFFHPAGAYARAVVRHQVRLQAAAGGDALIGRRLGPLLTAAGFSAVTVDPLTVYADRTRPALVEGFTRQTFTAMVAAVREAAVAAGLTTAADFDRGVAELRRTAEGDGTFLYTFMRAVAVSP, from the coding sequence GTGACCACCGACCACGTACTCCATCCCGTGCCAGGCACCGCAGTTGACCACGTACCCGGCTACGTCCACGGTTACTCGGACCGGGAGACCCGCCGGCTCACCGGCCAGGCGGTCACACTCGCCGCGCTGCTGCACCGCGGCATGTCCTGGCCGGCCGGCAGCACCGTGCTGGAAGCGGGCTGCGGGGTGGGCGCGCAGACCGCGCACCTGACGGCGGCCGGCCCGGGCGCGCGGATCGTGGCCGTCGACCTGGACGCGGAGTCGCTCGCGGTCGCCAGGGCCCGCACCCCGGCGGCGGACCACCCGGTGGGGTGGCTGCGGGCGGACGTGGGCCGGCTGCCGTTCGCGGACGGGGCCTTCGACCATGCCTTCGTCTGCTTCGTACTGGAGCATCTGCCGCACCCCGCAAGGGCGTTGGCCGAACTGCGCCGGGTGCTGCGGCCCGGCGGCACCGTCACCGTGATCGAGGGCGACCACGGCTCGGCCTTCTTCCACCCGGCGGGCGCGTACGCCCGGGCGGTGGTACGGCACCAGGTCCGCCTCCAGGCGGCGGCCGGCGGCGACGCACTGATCGGCCGGCGGCTCGGTCCGCTGCTGACCGCCGCCGGCTTCTCCGCGGTGACCGTCGATCCCTTGACGGTGTACGCGGACCGGACCCGGCCGGCGCTGGTCGAGGGCTTCACCCGGCAGACGTTCACCGCGATGGTCGCCGCCGTCCGGGAGGCGGCGGTGGCCGCCGGGCTCACCACCGCCGCCGATTTCGACCGGGGCGTCGCCGAACTGCGCCGCACGGCGGAGGGGGACGGCACGTTTCTCTACACCTTCATGAGGGCGGTGGCCGTCAGCCCCTGA
- a CDS encoding oxidoreductase: MPPDSTDAALFGSAFAVPEDWSARLIPDLGGRLAVITGGNTGLGLATARELARAGADVVLAVRSTGRGAAAAADIRQAAPRSRVDVHRLDLADLGSVGDFADRFLDEYPALDLLINNAGVMATSRQTTADGFELQFGVNHLGHFALTGRLLPALAAATAARVVTVSSALHAVGRLDFRDLQSRRHYRRLRAYGTSKLANLLFTGELDRRAQAAGLALRAYAVNPGYAATSLLTAGRPGVLRPLLALPNALLAVGPRTGALPTLCAATLPGLPGATYLAPRHLSGLRGTPAVLPPSPHARHRPTATRLWEISQSLTTTHYDFPTPARLP; this comes from the coding sequence ATGCCGCCCGACAGCACCGACGCAGCGCTCTTCGGTTCCGCCTTCGCCGTACCGGAGGACTGGAGTGCCCGGCTGATCCCGGATCTCGGCGGCAGGCTGGCGGTCATCACCGGCGGCAACACCGGGCTGGGCCTGGCGACCGCGCGGGAGCTGGCCAGGGCCGGGGCGGACGTGGTGCTGGCGGTGCGCAGCACCGGGCGCGGGGCCGCGGCGGCGGCCGACATCCGGCAGGCGGCGCCGCGCTCCCGGGTGGACGTCCACCGGCTGGACCTGGCGGATCTGGGGTCGGTGGGGGACTTCGCCGACCGGTTCCTGGACGAGTACCCGGCGCTGGACCTGCTGATCAACAACGCCGGGGTGATGGCGACGTCGCGGCAGACCACGGCGGACGGTTTCGAGCTGCAGTTCGGGGTCAATCACCTCGGGCACTTCGCGCTGACCGGGCGACTGCTGCCGGCGCTGGCGGCGGCGACGGCGGCGCGGGTGGTGACGGTGAGCAGCGCGCTGCACGCGGTGGGGCGGCTGGACTTCCGCGATCTGCAGTCGCGGCGGCACTACCGGCGGCTGCGGGCGTACGGCACGTCGAAGCTGGCGAACCTGCTCTTCACAGGGGAGCTGGACCGGCGGGCCCAGGCGGCGGGGCTGGCGCTGCGGGCGTACGCGGTCAATCCCGGTTACGCGGCGACGTCGCTGCTCACCGCGGGGCGCCCGGGGGTGCTGCGGCCCCTGCTCGCCCTGCCCAACGCGCTGCTCGCGGTCGGGCCCCGCACGGGTGCGCTCCCGACGCTCTGCGCGGCGACCCTCCCCGGGCTCCCGGGGGCCACGTATCTGGCCCCCCGCCACCTCTCGGGCCTCCGCGGCACCCCCGCGGTCCTCCCCCCTTCCCCCCACGCCCGCCACCGCCCCACCGCCACCCGCCTCTGGGAGATCTCCCAGTCCCTCACCACCACCCACTACGACTTCCCCACCCCCGCGCGCCTCCCCTGA
- a CDS encoding MFS transporter has translation MSTQSAADAHVGEPAAGPSLDKDLPGARVEKPNHRWWVLTIIAIAQLMVVLDATVVNIALPSAQKALGFSDGNRQWIVTAYSLAFGSLLLLGGRLADLVGRKIVFLIGVVGFAGASALAGAAQNFEVLVTGRALQGMFGALLAPAALSLLNTTFTDAKERAKAFGIFGAIGGAGGGIGLLLGGVLTEHLSWRWTLYVNLVFAVIAFLGGMALLRKGAPADRPKLDVPGTVLVTAGLVGVVYGFSNAETHDWSSPLTWGFLTLGAVLLAAFTWWQTRAEHPLLPLRVLLDRNRGASFIMLAISGAGMFGVFLFLTYYLQLSLHYTPVKTGLAFLPMIGALMVAAQLATNMLLPRFGPRPIVPLGMALAAGGMAWLTALDLGSTYAANVLPPLIVTGVGIGLALPPAMSVATSGIAPRDAGVASAAVNTMQQVGGSIGTALLNTLAASAAASYLVGKKLSAPVVAQSQLHSYSTAYWWSAGLFAVGAVLALLMFTNGRIKEDPEGVQTVHM, from the coding sequence ATGTCGACACAATCAGCCGCCGACGCGCACGTCGGCGAACCCGCCGCCGGTCCGTCGCTGGACAAGGACCTCCCCGGCGCCAGGGTGGAGAAGCCGAACCACCGCTGGTGGGTCCTCACCATCATCGCCATCGCCCAGCTCATGGTTGTCCTCGACGCGACCGTGGTGAACATCGCCCTGCCCTCCGCCCAGAAGGCGCTCGGCTTCAGCGACGGCAACCGCCAGTGGATCGTCACCGCGTACTCCCTCGCCTTCGGCAGCCTGCTGCTGCTCGGCGGACGGCTGGCCGACCTGGTCGGCCGCAAGATCGTCTTCCTGATCGGCGTGGTCGGCTTCGCCGGCGCCTCCGCACTGGCCGGCGCCGCCCAGAACTTCGAGGTGCTGGTCACCGGTCGCGCCCTGCAGGGCATGTTCGGCGCGCTGCTCGCACCGGCCGCCCTGTCGCTGCTCAACACGACCTTCACCGACGCCAAGGAACGCGCCAAGGCGTTCGGCATCTTCGGCGCCATCGGTGGCGCGGGCGGCGGTATCGGCCTGCTGCTCGGCGGCGTGCTCACCGAGCACCTGAGCTGGCGCTGGACCCTGTACGTGAACCTGGTCTTCGCCGTCATCGCCTTCCTCGGCGGCATGGCGCTGCTGCGCAAGGGCGCCCCCGCGGACCGGCCCAAGCTGGACGTCCCCGGCACCGTGCTGGTCACCGCCGGCCTGGTCGGCGTGGTCTACGGCTTCTCCAACGCCGAGACCCACGACTGGAGCTCCCCGCTGACCTGGGGCTTCCTGACGCTTGGCGCCGTGCTGCTGGCCGCCTTCACCTGGTGGCAGACCAGGGCGGAGCACCCGCTGCTGCCGCTGCGTGTCCTGCTCGACCGCAACCGCGGCGCGTCCTTCATCATGCTGGCGATCTCCGGTGCGGGCATGTTCGGCGTGTTCCTCTTCCTCACCTACTACCTCCAGCTGTCGCTGCACTACACGCCGGTCAAGACCGGCCTGGCGTTCCTGCCGATGATCGGCGCGCTGATGGTCGCCGCACAGCTGGCCACCAACATGCTGCTGCCGAGGTTCGGGCCGCGGCCGATCGTGCCGCTCGGCATGGCGCTGGCGGCCGGCGGCATGGCCTGGCTCACCGCCCTTGACCTGGGCAGCACCTACGCGGCGAACGTACTGCCGCCGCTGATCGTCACCGGTGTGGGCATCGGCCTGGCGCTGCCGCCCGCGATGAGCGTGGCCACCTCCGGTATCGCCCCGCGGGACGCCGGCGTGGCCTCGGCCGCGGTCAACACCATGCAGCAGGTGGGCGGTTCGATCGGTACCGCACTGCTGAACACGCTGGCGGCGAGCGCCGCGGCCAGCTACCTCGTGGGCAAGAAGCTGTCCGCGCCGGTGGTCGCCCAGTCTCAGCTGCACAGCTACTCCACCGCCTACTGGTGGTCGGCCGGCCTCTTCGCGGTCGGCGCGGTCCTGGCACTGCTGATGTTCACCAACGGCCGCATCAAGGAGGACCCGGAAGGCGTGCAGACCGTCCACATGTAG
- a CDS encoding helix-turn-helix transcriptional regulator — MRGSGLLPVTFGGLVAGAGGAGQPAGHGARRFRITELSGAATESLRGLGIATGNGLGGKTLAMGRPFAVTDYGSARSISHEYDAAVAVEGLRSVLAVPVVVHRRVRGVLYGALRQPYALGDRALTVALDAARELEQALAVRDEAHRLLSFAQAPPTADPRAWEEVRAAHTELRALAVRIPDPRLRQELLTACSRLAAAGSTPPGGTTAERVLPPAQLTPRELDVLATVASGATNAAAAARLRLRPETVKSYLRSAMRKLGAHTRLEAVVAARRAGLLP; from the coding sequence ATGCGCGGGTCGGGGCTGCTGCCGGTGACCTTCGGCGGGCTGGTGGCGGGTGCGGGCGGCGCGGGCCAGCCGGCCGGTCATGGCGCCCGCAGGTTCCGGATCACCGAACTCTCCGGCGCCGCCACCGAGTCGCTGCGCGGCCTGGGCATCGCCACCGGCAACGGTCTGGGCGGGAAGACGCTGGCGATGGGCCGCCCCTTCGCGGTCACCGACTACGGTTCGGCGCGCAGCATCAGCCATGAGTACGACGCCGCGGTCGCCGTCGAGGGCCTGCGCTCGGTGCTCGCGGTCCCGGTGGTGGTGCACCGGCGGGTGCGCGGGGTGCTCTACGGGGCGCTGCGGCAGCCGTACGCGCTCGGCGACCGGGCGCTGACCGTGGCACTGGACGCGGCCCGCGAGCTGGAACAGGCGCTGGCGGTCCGCGACGAGGCGCACCGGCTGCTCTCCTTCGCGCAGGCTCCGCCGACCGCCGATCCGCGGGCCTGGGAGGAGGTCAGGGCGGCCCACACCGAACTGCGGGCGCTGGCGGTGCGCATCCCGGACCCGCGGCTGCGGCAGGAACTGCTGACCGCCTGCTCCCGGCTGGCCGCGGCGGGCAGCACGCCGCCCGGCGGCACCACCGCGGAGCGGGTCCTCCCGCCGGCCCAGCTGACCCCGCGGGAGCTGGACGTGCTCGCCACCGTCGCCTCCGGCGCCACCAACGCGGCAGCCGCCGCCAGGCTCCGGCTGCGGCCGGAGACGGTGAAGAGCTATCTGCGTTCGGCGATGCGGAAGCTGGGGGCGCACACCCGGCTGGAAGCGGTGGTGGCCGCCCGCCGGGCCGGGCTGCTGCCGTGA
- a CDS encoding AMP-binding protein, with the protein MPASEATGEFRSARDFLLRYREDYPAAREGFRWPRPEHFNWALDWFDVIAGDPANAGRPALWIVEEDGTETRISFAEMSERSARVANWLRAQGVRAGDRVLLMLGNQAEQWETVLAVMKLRAVVIPATTLLGPADLRDRIDRGEARHVVARSADTGKFTGVPGGYTRIAVGDEVPGWLAYADAYGSEPGFTPDGVTRSADPLMLYFTSGTTAKPKLVEHTHVSYPVGHLATMYWIGLRPGDVHLNISSPGWAKHAWSSLFAPWNAEATVFVHNYSRFDAGRLMAEMERAGVTSFCAPPTVWRMLIQADLSGLSTPPREAVAAGEPLNPEVIEHVKRVWGTTIRDGFGQTETAVQIANSPGQPVKAGSMGRPTPGYTVTLIDPVSGLPGDEGEICLDLSERPVGLMTGYAGAPDLTEEAMGGGYYRTGDIGRRDQDGWITYIGRSDDVFKSSDYKISPFELESALLEHEAVAEAAVVPAPDDLRLSVPKAYVVLAEGWEPDGATAKAIFAHSQAVLAPYKRVRRLEFAELPKTVSGKIRRIELREATMHDGSREFHEEDYR; encoded by the coding sequence ATGCCGGCATCGGAGGCGACCGGGGAGTTCCGGTCCGCCCGGGACTTCCTGCTGCGCTACCGGGAGGACTATCCGGCCGCCAGGGAAGGCTTCCGCTGGCCCCGCCCCGAGCACTTCAACTGGGCGCTCGACTGGTTCGACGTCATCGCCGGCGACCCGGCCAACGCCGGCCGCCCCGCCCTGTGGATCGTGGAGGAGGACGGCACCGAGACCAGGATCTCCTTCGCGGAGATGTCCGAGCGCTCCGCCCGGGTCGCCAACTGGCTGCGCGCACAGGGCGTACGGGCCGGCGACCGGGTGCTGCTGATGCTCGGCAACCAGGCGGAGCAGTGGGAGACCGTCCTCGCGGTGATGAAGCTGCGGGCCGTGGTCATCCCCGCCACCACCCTGCTCGGCCCCGCCGACCTGCGGGACCGCATCGACCGCGGCGAGGCCCGGCACGTGGTGGCGCGCTCCGCCGACACCGGGAAGTTCACCGGCGTGCCCGGCGGCTACACCCGGATCGCGGTCGGCGACGAGGTCCCCGGCTGGCTCGCCTACGCCGACGCCTACGGATCCGAACCCGGCTTCACCCCCGACGGTGTCACCCGTTCGGCCGATCCGCTGATGCTCTATTTCACCTCCGGCACCACCGCCAAGCCGAAGCTGGTCGAGCACACCCACGTCTCGTACCCGGTCGGGCACCTGGCGACCATGTACTGGATCGGGCTGCGCCCCGGCGACGTGCACCTCAACATCTCCTCGCCCGGCTGGGCCAAGCACGCCTGGTCCAGCCTCTTCGCGCCGTGGAACGCCGAGGCGACGGTCTTCGTGCACAACTACAGCCGTTTCGACGCCGGCCGGCTGATGGCCGAGATGGAACGGGCCGGGGTGACGAGCTTCTGTGCCCCGCCGACGGTCTGGCGGATGCTCATCCAGGCCGACCTGAGCGGCCTGAGCACCCCGCCGCGGGAGGCCGTCGCGGCCGGCGAACCGCTCAACCCCGAGGTGATCGAGCACGTCAAGCGGGTGTGGGGGACGACGATCAGGGACGGCTTCGGACAGACCGAGACCGCCGTGCAGATCGCCAACAGCCCCGGGCAGCCGGTGAAGGCCGGCTCCATGGGCCGCCCCACCCCCGGCTACACCGTCACCCTCATCGACCCGGTCAGCGGCCTGCCCGGCGACGAGGGCGAGATCTGCCTCGATCTGAGCGAACGCCCGGTCGGCCTGATGACCGGGTACGCGGGCGCGCCCGACCTCACCGAGGAGGCCATGGGCGGCGGTTACTACCGCACCGGGGACATCGGCCGCCGCGACCAGGACGGCTGGATCACCTACATCGGCCGCTCCGACGACGTCTTCAAGTCCTCCGACTACAAGATCTCGCCGTTCGAGCTGGAGAGCGCGCTGCTGGAGCACGAGGCGGTGGCCGAGGCGGCGGTGGTGCCCGCGCCGGACGATCTGCGGCTGTCGGTCCCCAAGGCGTATGTCGTGCTGGCCGAGGGCTGGGAGCCCGACGGCGCGACCGCGAAGGCGATCTTCGCGCACTCGCAGGCCGTGCTGGCGCCGTACAAGCGGGTCAGGCGGCTGGAGTTCGCCGAACTGCCCAAGACCGTCTCCGGCAAGATCCGCCGGATCGAACTGCGCGAAGCGACCATGCACGACGGCAGCAGGGAGTTCCATGAGGAGGACTACCGGTGA
- a CDS encoding AMP-binding protein, with amino-acid sequence MTEPAPKAPYPPDEPSYAHGTGVTALLGDTIGRNLDRAIAAHPAREALVDVPSGRRWTYAEFGRAVDQVALGLLARGVIKGDRVGIWALNSPEWVMVQYATARLGAIMVTINPAYRLHELEFVLNQAGVGLLIASTEYRTSDYRAMAAAVRPKCPALREVVHIGDPSWDALLAAGASRDPAELTAAEATLSCDEPVNIQYTSGTTGFPKGATLSHHNILNNGYFVGGTVGYSEQDRVCLPVPFYHCFGMVMGNLGATSHGSCIVIPAPAFDPAATLRAVEQERCTSLYGVPTMFIAELGLPSFASYDLSSLRTGIMAGSPCPVEVMKRVMAEMHMAEVSICYGMTETSPVSTQTRMDDDLEHRTATVGRALPHIEVKVIDPLTGVTVPRGTTGELCTRGYSVMLGYWDEPERTREVVDEGRWMHTGDLAVMRDDGYVAIVGRIKDMIIRGGENVYPREIEEFLYAHPKVSDVQVVGVPDERYGEEILACVIPRDPADPPTLAELTEFCSGRLAHFKIPRRLRILAAFPMTVSGKVRKVELRGDFASGGDVSPAG; translated from the coding sequence GTGACGGAGCCGGCGCCGAAGGCCCCTTATCCACCGGACGAACCGTCCTACGCGCACGGGACGGGGGTGACGGCCTTGCTGGGTGACACCATCGGCCGCAACCTCGACCGGGCGATCGCCGCCCACCCCGCCCGGGAGGCGCTGGTCGACGTCCCCAGCGGCAGGCGCTGGACGTACGCCGAGTTCGGCCGCGCGGTGGACCAAGTGGCGCTCGGCCTGCTGGCCCGCGGCGTCATCAAGGGCGACCGGGTCGGCATCTGGGCGCTGAACTCCCCGGAGTGGGTGATGGTGCAGTACGCCACCGCCCGGCTCGGCGCGATCATGGTCACCATCAACCCCGCCTACCGGCTCCACGAGCTGGAGTTCGTGCTCAACCAGGCGGGCGTCGGGCTGCTGATCGCCTCCACCGAGTACCGCACCAGCGACTACCGGGCGATGGCCGCCGCGGTCCGCCCGAAGTGCCCGGCGCTGCGCGAGGTGGTGCACATCGGCGACCCCTCCTGGGACGCGCTGCTGGCCGCCGGCGCTTCCCGCGACCCGGCCGAACTCACCGCCGCCGAGGCCACATTGAGCTGCGACGAGCCGGTGAACATCCAGTACACCTCGGGCACCACCGGCTTCCCCAAGGGCGCCACCCTCTCGCACCACAACATCCTCAACAACGGCTATTTCGTGGGCGGTACGGTCGGCTACAGCGAACAGGACCGGGTCTGTCTGCCGGTCCCGTTCTACCACTGCTTCGGCATGGTGATGGGCAACCTCGGGGCCACCTCGCACGGTTCGTGCATCGTCATCCCGGCGCCCGCCTTCGACCCGGCCGCGACGCTGCGCGCGGTGGAGCAGGAGCGCTGCACCTCGCTCTACGGCGTCCCCACCATGTTCATCGCCGAACTGGGCCTGCCGTCCTTCGCCTCCTACGACCTCAGCTCGCTGCGCACCGGCATCATGGCCGGGTCGCCCTGCCCGGTCGAGGTGATGAAGCGGGTGATGGCCGAGATGCACATGGCCGAGGTGTCCATCTGCTACGGGATGACCGAGACCTCGCCGGTCTCCACCCAGACGCGGATGGACGACGACCTGGAACACCGCACCGCGACCGTCGGCCGGGCGCTGCCGCACATCGAGGTCAAGGTGATCGACCCGCTCACCGGCGTCACCGTGCCGCGCGGCACCACCGGTGAACTGTGCACCCGCGGCTACTCGGTGATGCTCGGCTACTGGGACGAACCGGAGCGCACCAGGGAGGTGGTGGACGAGGGGCGCTGGATGCACACCGGGGACCTGGCGGTGATGCGGGACGACGGCTATGTCGCCATCGTGGGCCGGATCAAGGACATGATCATCCGCGGCGGCGAGAACGTCTACCCGCGGGAGATCGAGGAGTTCCTGTACGCGCATCCCAAGGTCTCCGACGTGCAGGTGGTCGGGGTGCCGGACGAGCGGTACGGCGAGGAGATCCTGGCCTGCGTGATCCCGCGCGACCCGGCCGATCCGCCCACCCTGGCGGAGTTGACGGAGTTCTGCTCCGGGCGGCTCGCGCACTTCAAGATCCCGCGCCGGCTGCGGATCCTGGCCGCCTTCCCGATGACGGTGAGCGGCAAGGTCCGCAAGGTGGAACTGCGCGGGGACTTCGCTTCCGGCGGGGACGTCAGCCCAGCGGGATGA